In Dama dama isolate Ldn47 chromosome 20, ASM3311817v1, whole genome shotgun sequence, a single window of DNA contains:
- the GJA9 gene encoding gap junction alpha-9 protein, with product MGDWNFLGGILEEVHIHSTVIGKMWLTILFIFRMLVLGVAAEDVWNDEQSGFICNTEQPGCRNVCYDQAFPISLIRYWVLQVIFVSSPSLVYMGHALYRLRVLEKERQMKKAQLRGELEEVELETPGDRRRLEEELCQLEQRKVNKVPLRGTLLCTYVIHIFTRSVVEVGFMIGQYLLYGFHLEPLFKCHSHPCPNTIDCFVSRPTEKTIFLLFMQSIATVSLFLNVLEIFHLGFKKIKRGLWGQYKLKDEHNEFCTKSKQNLAKYQNTSANSLKRLSSAPDYSLLVDKQTHTAAYPSLNPSAFQTDPDKHIGNDDKGILDEQETLLSEMCTFSMACGHLQNISSSNKEDTHKLSGKEVNGNQLRGKRETDGKDSKRNHYLKGHCSSPGDAIELNNHVGQSPQTAFSLPANCTWKRKWPRATRGPSAENENQALPPKGNLKGQLRESTTRTLPPSQGDFQPPDIPDTPDSLGGLSFESELVRTCGNPTACTPNHLVSLTNNLIGRRAPTDLQI from the coding sequence ATGGGGGACTGGAATTTCCTTGGAGGCATCCTGGAGGAGGTTCACATCCACTCCACCGTGATTGGAAAGATGTGGCTCACCATCCTGTTCATATTTCGAATGCTTGTTCTGGGGGTAGCAGCTGAAGATGTCTGGAATGATGAGCAATCTGGCTTCATCTGTAATACAGAACAACCCGGCTGCAGAAATGTATGCTATGATCAGGCCTTCCCTATCTCCCTCATTAGATACTGGGTTTTGCAGGTGATATTTGTGTCTTCACCATCCCTGGTCTACATGGGCCATGCTTTGTACCGACTAAGAGTTCTGGAGAAGGAGAGGCAGATGAAGAAGGCGCAACTGAGAGGTGAACTGGAGGAGGTAGAGCTTGAAACACCTGGGGATCGGAGGCGACTGGAGGAAGAACTGTGTCAGCTGGAGCAAAGGAAAGTAAATAAAGTTCCACTTAGAGGAACCTTGCTTTGCACTTACGTGATACACATTTTCACTCGCTCTGTGGTTGAAGTTGGGTTCATGATTGGACAGTATCTTTTATATGGATTTCACTTAGAGCCTCTATTTAAATGCCACAGCCACCCATGTCCAAATACAATTGATTGTTTTGTCTCTAGACCCACAGAAAAGACGATATTCCTATTATTCATGCAATCCATAGCGACTGTTTCACTTTTCCtaaatgttttagaaattttCCATCTaggttttaaaaagattaaaagaggGCTTTGGGGACAATATAAATTGAAGGATGAACATAATGAATTTTGTACCAAGTCAAAACAAAACCTTGCCAAATATCAAAACACATCTGCAAACTCACTGAAACGACTCTCTTCTGCACCCGATTATAGTCTGTTAGTGGAcaagcaaacacacacagcaGCGTATCCTAGTTTAAATCCCTCTGCATTTCAGACAGATCCTGATAAACATATTGGAAATGATGACAAAGGCATTTTGGATGAACAGGAAACTCTACTTTCTGAGATGTGCACATTTAGTATGGCCTGTGGTCATCTTCAAAATATCAGCTCAAGTAATAAAGAAGACACTCATAAACTATCTGGAAAAGAAGTTAATGGTAACCAGTTgaggggaaaaagagaaactgatggcaaagacagcaaaagaaaccactaCTTGAAAGGTCACTGTTCTAGTCCAGGTGATGCTATAGAGCTTAACAACCACGTGGGACAGTCACCCCAAACAGCTTTCTCTCTGCCAGCTAACTGCACCTGGAAACGGAAGTGGCCCCGGGCTACCCGGGGTCCCTCTGCAGAAAATGAAAACCAGGCATTACCTCCTAAAGGTAACCTCAAGGGCCAGCTCAGGGAGAGCACAACCAGAACCCTTCCTCCTTCACAGGGAGACTTTCAACCACCTGACATTCCAGACACTCCTGATTCTTTGGGAGGGCTGTCCTTTGAATCCGAGTTGGTCAGAACCTGCGGTAACCCTACGGCTTGTACTCCAAATCATTTAGTGTCATTGACAAACAACCTCATTGGAAGGCGGGCTCCCACAGACCTTCAGATCTGA
- the MYCBP gene encoding C-Myc-binding protein — translation MSSAAPSPPATVSGASYAAAAVTMAHYKAADSKREQFRRYLEKSGVLDTLTKVLVALYEEPEKPNSALDFLKHHLGAATPENPEIELLRLELAEMKEKYEAIVEENKKLKTKLAQYEPPQEEKRAE, via the exons ATGAGCAGTGCTGCTCCGAGCCCGCCAGCCACGGTCTCCGGCGCCAGCTACGCCGCTGCCGCTGTCACTATGGCCCATTACAAA GCCGCCGACTCGAAGCGCGAGCAGTTCCGGAGGTACTTGGAGAAGTCGGGGGTGCTGGACACGCTGACCAAGG TATTGGTAGCCTTATATGAAGAACCAGAGAAACCTAATAGTGCTTTGGA ttttttaaaGCATCACTTAGGAGCTGCTACCCCAGAAAATCCAGAAATAGAGCTGCTTCGCCTAGAATtggcagaaatgaaagagaaatatgaagctattgtagaagaaaataaaaaactgaaaacaaag CTTGCTCAGTATGAACCACCTCAGGAGGAGAAACGTGCTGAATAG